The following proteins are co-located in the Micromonospora coriariae genome:
- a CDS encoding SIS domain-containing protein, which produces MAADIEEQPAGYTRLLSTANAGEIARVAAAVAERRPRHVVFTARGTSDHAALYGAYLAEIRLGLPAGLASPSVVTLFGARPDLSDALVVGVSQSGGSPDLAEVLRAARASGALTLAVTNAPESPLVEVAELSIDIAAGHERAVAATKTYTAELLALLMLVEGIRAGDGVLPAAEREALDALPELAARTLADDTPAQLAPRYRFARQLVTTGRGYAYPTAREAALKLMETSYLPALAFSGADLLHGPLAMTDPEVPVLAVVGSGPGGRSMGEVLPRLGERRADVVVVGSADVPGATRLAVPEVDERYAPLLDILPLQRLALALALTRGEDPDAPRGLKKVTATM; this is translated from the coding sequence ATGGCCGCCGACATCGAGGAGCAGCCGGCCGGCTACACGCGCCTGCTCTCCACCGCCAACGCCGGGGAGATCGCCCGGGTGGCGGCTGCCGTCGCCGAGCGCCGGCCGCGGCACGTGGTCTTCACCGCCCGGGGCACCTCCGACCACGCGGCCCTCTACGGGGCGTACCTGGCCGAGATCCGGCTCGGGCTGCCCGCCGGGCTCGCCTCGCCCAGCGTCGTCACCCTGTTCGGCGCCCGCCCCGACCTGTCCGACGCGCTGGTCGTCGGGGTCAGCCAGAGCGGCGGCTCACCCGACCTGGCCGAGGTGCTGCGCGCGGCGCGGGCCTCCGGCGCGCTGACCCTCGCGGTGACCAACGCCCCGGAGTCCCCGCTGGTCGAGGTCGCCGAGCTGAGCATCGACATCGCCGCCGGGCACGAGCGGGCGGTGGCCGCCACCAAGACGTACACCGCCGAGCTGCTCGCTCTGCTGATGCTCGTCGAGGGAATCCGTGCCGGCGACGGCGTGCTCCCGGCGGCCGAGCGGGAGGCGCTCGACGCGCTGCCCGAGCTGGCCGCCCGCACCCTGGCCGACGACACCCCGGCCCAGCTCGCTCCGCGCTACCGCTTCGCCCGCCAGCTGGTCACCACCGGGCGCGGGTACGCCTACCCGACCGCGCGGGAGGCCGCTCTCAAGCTGATGGAGACCTCGTACCTGCCGGCGCTCGCCTTCTCCGGCGCCGACCTGCTGCACGGCCCGCTCGCGATGACCGACCCGGAGGTCCCGGTGCTCGCCGTGGTCGGCTCCGGCCCCGGCGGCCGGTCGATGGGCGAGGTGCTGCCCCGCCTCGGCGAACGCCGCGCCGACGTCGTGGTGGTCGGCTCCGCCGACGTGCCGGGCGCCACCCGACTCGCCGTCCCCGAGGTCGACGAGCGGTACGCCCCGCTGCTGGACATCCTGCCGTTGCAGCGGCTGGCGTTGGCGTTGGCGCTGACCCGGGGCGAAGATCCGGACGCGCCGCGCGGGCTGAAGAAGGTCACCGCGACGATGTGA
- a CDS encoding tetratricopeptide repeat protein, which translates to MPEGRDDHALSATEELALARLALDEGDLHHAAGHLAGALARAPTLPEVHETLALLAAVGGGGLDLFPINHHTFVGAVVARAHLLAAAGRPAEGLDLLAAATGYAPGTEWAGVPWVIAPELAERLDPEHIARILMQVCGALPDPVPRAGRGALAPYLTLARNAVTVRPEHGLLLGAASALARRLGEVTLAIRWATRGVRSQPSKMGEVWLGYAYRSAGRTREALAALGRAVALDPDDLAIYADIAGTLAETGRLDEALEWTERALARDPSFDCAVHTAHRLRHQRDGDLAHLVALADFVRDHPDDSHEHGDLAQCCRGRPWLGQLTPAGGPLVDALRQAVADDDNGLGTAVRLPAAAPPSAVRTATSAAPGLRIEVTGTVEPDPREPRRASTRRLWHYADTLPTPALPAPSAAAVERIRQVAHPAWPHPPAAYDAAVGLAGLDVADLLGLLVHPPAAPANALGRLLAAQDPSVWVRGVQVWACLGLLHHSTDEPWEDSTRRRVLLDLVWGVEDWVTEAALFALVTAAWVDPGVRSDVARVVAERLADAAAVARSRPVPIAVSLAHLALAAPALDPATAALAIELLGDPPPRLPRPRNPLRRLWRRLTARRRP; encoded by the coding sequence GTGCCCGAGGGAAGGGACGACCACGCGCTCTCCGCGACGGAGGAGCTGGCCCTGGCCCGGCTGGCACTGGACGAGGGTGACCTCCACCACGCCGCCGGCCACCTCGCCGGCGCGCTGGCCCGGGCGCCGACCCTGCCCGAGGTGCACGAGACGTTGGCCCTGCTGGCCGCGGTCGGCGGGGGCGGGCTCGACCTCTTCCCGATCAACCACCACACCTTCGTCGGCGCGGTCGTCGCCCGCGCCCACCTGCTGGCCGCCGCCGGCCGACCGGCCGAGGGGCTCGACCTGCTGGCCGCGGCCACCGGGTACGCGCCCGGCACGGAGTGGGCCGGCGTGCCGTGGGTGATCGCACCCGAACTGGCCGAGCGACTGGACCCGGAGCACATCGCCCGGATCCTCATGCAGGTCTGCGGCGCGTTGCCCGACCCGGTGCCACGCGCCGGCCGGGGCGCGCTGGCGCCGTACCTCACGCTGGCCCGCAACGCGGTCACCGTCCGCCCCGAGCACGGTCTGCTGCTGGGCGCGGCGTCCGCGCTGGCCAGACGGCTCGGCGAGGTCACGCTGGCGATCCGCTGGGCCACCCGCGGCGTACGGTCCCAGCCGTCGAAGATGGGCGAGGTCTGGCTGGGGTACGCGTACCGCAGCGCGGGCCGCACCCGCGAGGCCCTCGCGGCGCTCGGCCGGGCCGTCGCGCTGGACCCCGACGACCTGGCCATCTACGCCGACATCGCCGGCACCCTGGCCGAGACCGGCCGGCTGGACGAGGCGTTGGAGTGGACCGAGCGGGCGCTCGCCCGGGACCCGTCGTTCGACTGCGCGGTGCACACCGCCCACCGCCTGCGGCACCAGCGCGACGGCGACCTCGCCCACCTGGTCGCGCTCGCCGACTTCGTGCGTGACCACCCGGACGACAGCCACGAGCACGGCGACCTGGCCCAGTGCTGCCGGGGCCGGCCGTGGCTCGGCCAGCTGACGCCGGCCGGCGGCCCGCTGGTCGACGCTCTGCGCCAGGCGGTGGCCGACGACGACAACGGTCTCGGCACTGCCGTACGCCTGCCGGCGGCGGCCCCGCCGAGCGCCGTGCGGACGGCCACGTCGGCAGCACCCGGGCTGCGGATCGAGGTCACCGGCACGGTGGAGCCGGACCCACGAGAACCGCGACGGGCGTCCACCCGACGCCTGTGGCACTACGCGGACACGCTCCCGACGCCGGCGCTGCCGGCACCCTCGGCGGCGGCGGTCGAGCGGATCCGTCAGGTTGCCCACCCGGCGTGGCCGCACCCACCGGCGGCCTACGACGCGGCGGTGGGCCTGGCCGGCCTGGACGTGGCCGACCTGCTCGGGCTGCTGGTGCATCCGCCGGCAGCGCCGGCCAACGCGCTGGGCCGGCTCCTGGCCGCCCAGGACCCGTCGGTCTGGGTACGCGGCGTGCAGGTGTGGGCCTGCCTGGGGCTGCTGCACCACAGCACCGACGAGCCCTGGGAGGACTCGACCCGGCGCCGGGTGCTGCTGGACCTGGTCTGGGGCGTCGAGGACTGGGTGACCGAGGCGGCACTGTTCGCCCTGGTCACCGCCGCCTGGGTGGACCCGGGGGTGCGATCGGACGTGGCCCGGGTGGTGGCCGAGCGGCTGGCCGACGCGGCCGCGGTGGCCCGGTCCCGGCCGGTCCCAATCGCCGTCTCACTGGCCCACCTGGCGCTGGCCGCTCCGGCACTGGACCCGGCCACCGCCGCGCTCGCCATCGAGTTGCTCGGCGACCCGCCGCCCCGGCTCCCGCGTCCCCGCAACCCGCTCCGCCGCCTCTGGCGACGCCTCACCGCGCGCCGCCGTCCCTGA
- a CDS encoding PAS domain-containing sensor histidine kinase — translation MSTLRDLAEEHTRLRPADIDHLHRIAGDWQLLSDLSFADLLLWVPVDTDGTFLCVAQVRPTTAPTAYQDDQVGRIVGGPEVAHLGVAYSQGRIWREGDPVWYGDVPARHEAIPVRLRTAEGEAGEVIAVVGRDTNLSTARTPSQLELNYLTTADDLAQMIADGTFPPPRHPGETTSAPRVGDGLVRLDAGGKVTYASPNAQSAYRRLGYASHLVGEDLAALHRRLAGDPLDGTEAANGILAALRGEAPPRREIDARGATMLTRALPLMPAGVPIGALVLVRDITEVRRRDRALITKDATIREIHHRVKNNLQTVAALLRLQARRVAMPEARVALEESVRRVASIALVHETLSMSSDEAVEFDGIVDRVASAATEVAATEVSVGMRRRGSFGVLPAEIATSLVMVLNELLLNAVEHGFPPADEADEVPVPAASGMVPVAAPEVDPSLRPEVVVSAHRFRKMLHVSVADNGRGLPPDFDAESGSRLGLQIVRALVTGELRGTIELRAGVNGGTEAVLVVPLARSGPDGRSQP, via the coding sequence GTGTCCACGCTGCGCGACCTCGCCGAGGAGCACACCCGTCTCCGTCCGGCCGACATCGACCACCTGCACCGGATCGCCGGCGACTGGCAGCTGCTGTCCGACCTGTCCTTCGCCGACCTGCTGCTCTGGGTGCCGGTCGACACGGACGGCACGTTCCTCTGCGTCGCCCAGGTCCGCCCGACGACCGCGCCCACCGCGTACCAGGACGACCAGGTGGGACGGATCGTCGGCGGGCCGGAGGTCGCCCACCTGGGTGTCGCCTACTCCCAGGGCCGGATCTGGCGGGAGGGCGACCCGGTCTGGTACGGCGACGTACCGGCCCGGCACGAGGCGATCCCGGTCCGGCTGCGCACCGCCGAGGGGGAGGCCGGCGAGGTGATCGCCGTGGTCGGCCGGGACACCAACCTCTCCACCGCGCGTACCCCCAGCCAGCTGGAGCTCAACTACCTGACCACGGCCGACGACCTGGCCCAGATGATCGCGGACGGCACCTTCCCGCCGCCGCGGCACCCGGGCGAGACCACCTCCGCGCCCCGGGTCGGCGACGGCCTGGTCCGGCTCGACGCCGGCGGCAAGGTCACCTACGCCAGCCCGAACGCGCAGTCCGCGTACCGCCGGTTGGGCTACGCCTCCCACCTGGTGGGGGAGGATCTGGCCGCGCTGCACCGCCGACTGGCCGGCGACCCGCTGGACGGCACCGAGGCGGCGAACGGGATCCTGGCCGCGCTGCGCGGCGAGGCGCCGCCCCGGCGGGAGATCGACGCGCGGGGCGCCACGATGCTCACCCGGGCGCTGCCGCTGATGCCCGCCGGGGTGCCGATCGGCGCGCTGGTGCTGGTCCGGGACATCACCGAGGTCCGCCGCCGGGACCGGGCACTGATCACCAAGGACGCCACCATCCGGGAGATCCACCACCGGGTGAAGAACAACCTCCAGACGGTGGCCGCGCTGCTGCGGTTGCAGGCCCGCCGGGTGGCCATGCCGGAGGCCCGGGTCGCTCTGGAGGAGTCGGTCCGCCGGGTCGCCTCGATCGCCCTGGTGCACGAGACGCTCTCCATGTCCAGCGACGAGGCGGTCGAGTTCGACGGCATCGTCGACCGCGTGGCGAGCGCGGCGACCGAGGTCGCGGCGACCGAGGTGAGCGTCGGCATGCGCCGGCGGGGCAGCTTCGGCGTGCTGCCGGCGGAGATCGCCACCTCACTGGTGATGGTCCTCAACGAGTTGCTGCTCAACGCCGTCGAGCACGGCTTCCCACCGGCCGACGAGGCGGACGAGGTTCCGGTACCGGCGGCCTCCGGCATGGTGCCGGTCGCCGCGCCTGAGGTCGACCCGTCGCTGCGACCCGAGGTGGTGGTCTCGGCGCACCGGTTCCGCAAGATGCTGCACGTCTCGGTGGCGGACAACGGGCGCGGGCTGCCACCCGACTTCGACGCCGAGAGCGGCAGCCGGCTCGGCCTCCAGATCGTCCGGGCGCTGGTCACCGGCGAGCTGCGCGGCACCATCGAGTTGCGCGCCGGCGTCAACGGTGGCACCGAGGCGGTGCTCGTCGTACCGCTGGCCCGCAGCGGGCCCGACGGCCGCTCGCAACCCTGA
- a CDS encoding MDR family MFS transporter, with translation MTQATQAGARPNVRVVLFGLMIAMMLAMLDNMIVSTALPRIVGEFGGLDHFTWVVTAYVLGTTVSTPIWGKLGDLYGRKSVFLTSVGIFLLGSALCGMAGSGMLGGPQDGMVQLIAFRAVQGLGAGGLMVGVMAIIGDLVPPRERGRYQGMIAGIMAIAMVAGPLVGGFITDHLSWRWAFYVNLPLGGVALLLLITTMHLPKYRTEHRIDWLGAGLLSVGITAIVLITTWGGNEYDWSSPQILGLAVLSVLALVAFGLVERRVAEPILPLALFANRNFALISLIGFLLGFAMFGAMNFLPLYQQTVQGASATNSGLLLLPLMFGMLVVSLVIGRAITKTGRYRAYPIVGGVVMTTGMGLLTMLDTDTSKLQSSLYMVVLGAGMGFLMQTSMLIAQNSVEQKDLGAASGAATFFRSIGGSFGISLFGAIFASRLAGSSAGGAFGGEGGGMDLEKLKELPAQARELVLGGLADAISHVFLWAVLFTIVIPVLAWFIKEIPLRTANEAPAQATPEEEAEIALGKAPVA, from the coding sequence ATGACTCAGGCAACCCAGGCCGGCGCGCGACCCAACGTACGGGTCGTGCTGTTCGGGCTGATGATCGCGATGATGCTCGCAATGCTCGACAACATGATCGTCAGCACCGCGCTGCCACGCATCGTGGGCGAGTTCGGCGGTCTCGACCACTTCACGTGGGTGGTCACCGCGTACGTCCTCGGCACCACCGTCTCCACCCCCATCTGGGGCAAGCTCGGTGACCTCTACGGGCGCAAGTCCGTCTTCCTGACCTCTGTCGGCATCTTCCTGCTCGGCTCGGCGCTCTGCGGCATGGCCGGCTCCGGAATGCTGGGCGGTCCCCAGGACGGCATGGTCCAGCTCATCGCCTTCCGGGCCGTGCAGGGTCTGGGCGCCGGTGGCCTCATGGTCGGCGTGATGGCGATCATCGGTGACCTGGTCCCGCCCCGCGAGCGCGGGCGCTACCAGGGCATGATCGCCGGGATCATGGCCATCGCCATGGTGGCCGGCCCGCTGGTCGGCGGCTTCATCACCGACCACCTCTCCTGGCGCTGGGCGTTCTACGTCAACCTGCCGCTGGGCGGTGTCGCGCTACTTCTGCTGATCACCACCATGCACCTGCCGAAGTACCGCACCGAGCACCGGATCGACTGGCTCGGCGCCGGGCTGCTCTCGGTAGGCATCACCGCGATCGTGCTGATCACCACCTGGGGCGGCAACGAGTACGACTGGTCGTCACCGCAGATCCTCGGCCTGGCCGTGCTGTCCGTGCTCGCGCTTGTGGCATTCGGCCTGGTCGAACGCCGTGTCGCCGAGCCGATCCTCCCGCTGGCCCTCTTCGCCAACCGCAACTTCGCACTGATCTCGCTGATCGGCTTCCTGCTCGGCTTCGCGATGTTCGGCGCGATGAACTTCCTGCCGCTCTACCAGCAGACCGTGCAGGGAGCCTCGGCCACCAACAGCGGCCTGCTGCTGCTGCCGCTGATGTTCGGCATGCTGGTCGTCTCGCTGGTCATCGGGCGGGCGATCACGAAGACCGGCAGGTACCGCGCGTACCCGATCGTCGGTGGCGTGGTGATGACCACGGGCATGGGGCTGCTGACCATGCTCGACACCGACACGAGCAAGCTGCAGTCCTCGCTGTACATGGTCGTGCTGGGTGCCGGCATGGGCTTCCTCATGCAGACCTCCATGCTGATCGCGCAGAACAGCGTGGAGCAGAAGGACCTCGGCGCGGCCAGCGGCGCGGCCACCTTCTTCCGGTCGATCGGCGGCTCGTTCGGCATCTCCCTGTTCGGCGCGATCTTCGCCAGTCGGCTGGCCGGCTCCAGCGCGGGCGGCGCCTTCGGCGGCGAGGGCGGCGGGATGGACCTGGAGAAGCTCAAGGAACTGCCCGCCCAGGCGCGCGAACTGGTGCTCGGCGGTCTCGCCGACGCGATCTCGCACGTCTTCCTCTGGGCGGTGCTGTTCACCATCGTGATCCCGGTGCTCGCCTGGTTCATCAAGGAGATCCCACTGCGCACCGCGAACGAGGCGCCGGCGCAGGCCACCCCGGAGGAGGAGGCCGAGATCGCTCTCGGCAAGGCCCCGGTCGCCTGA